The following are encoded together in the Anoplopoma fimbria isolate UVic2021 breed Golden Eagle Sablefish chromosome 13, Afim_UVic_2022, whole genome shotgun sequence genome:
- the rab3c gene encoding ras-related protein Rab-3C isoform X2 gives MDLYGKMAATQDVKGKGEGGDQNFDYMFKLLIIGNSSVGKTSFLFRYADDAFTSAFVSTVGIDFKVKTVYKNDKRIKLQIWDTAGQERYRTITTAYYRGAMGFILMYDITNEESFGAVQDWSTQIKTYSWDNAQVVLAGNKCDMEEERVVSVDNGRLLAEQLGFEFFETSAKDNINVKQTFERLVDLICDKMSESLDSDPAVTTGAPTAKLTDSAPPLQQPGCNC, from the exons ATGGACTTGTACGGGAAG atGGCTGCCACTCAGGATGTGAAAgggaagggagagggaggggaccAAAACTTTGACTACATGTTCAAGCTGCTGATCATCGGCAACAGCAGCGTGGGTAAAACATCCTTCCTGTTCCGCTACGCCGACGACGCCTTCACCTCGGCCTTCGTCAGCACAGTGGGCATTGACTTCAAAGTGAAGACGGTGTACAAGAATGACAAGAGGATCAAACTGCAGATCTGG GACACAGCAGGCCAGGAGCGCTACAGGACCATCACCACTGCCTACTACCGCGGGGCCATGGGCTTCATCCTAATGTACGACATCACCAATGAGGAGTCCTTCGGCGCTGTGCAGGACTG GTCAACCCAGATAAAAACCTACTCGTGGGATAATGCACAGGTGGTGCTGGCTGGAAACAAGTGTGatatggaggaggagagagtggtGTCAGTGGACAATGGCAGACTGCTGGCAGAACAGTTGG GTTTTGAATTCTTTGAGACCAGCGCCAAGGACAACATCAACGTGAAGCAGACCTTTGAACGTCTCGTCGACCTCATTTGCGACAAGATGTCCGAGAGCTTGGACTCGGACCCGGCCGTCACCACAGGAGCTCCCACTGCCAAACTCACAGACAGCGCTCCGCCGCTCCAGCAGCCTGGATGCAACTGTTAG
- the rab3c gene encoding ras-related protein Rab-3C isoform X1 — protein MAATQDVKGKGEGGDQNFDYMFKLLIIGNSSVGKTSFLFRYADDAFTSAFVSTVGIDFKVKTVYKNDKRIKLQIWDTAGQERYRTITTAYYRGAMGFILMYDITNEESFGAVQDWSTQIKTYSWDNAQVVLAGNKCDMEEERVVSVDNGRLLAEQLGFEFFETSAKDNINVKQTFERLVDLICDKMSESLDSDPAVTTGAPTAKLTDSAPPLQQPGCNC, from the exons atGGCTGCCACTCAGGATGTGAAAgggaagggagagggaggggaccAAAACTTTGACTACATGTTCAAGCTGCTGATCATCGGCAACAGCAGCGTGGGTAAAACATCCTTCCTGTTCCGCTACGCCGACGACGCCTTCACCTCGGCCTTCGTCAGCACAGTGGGCATTGACTTCAAAGTGAAGACGGTGTACAAGAATGACAAGAGGATCAAACTGCAGATCTGG GACACAGCAGGCCAGGAGCGCTACAGGACCATCACCACTGCCTACTACCGCGGGGCCATGGGCTTCATCCTAATGTACGACATCACCAATGAGGAGTCCTTCGGCGCTGTGCAGGACTG GTCAACCCAGATAAAAACCTACTCGTGGGATAATGCACAGGTGGTGCTGGCTGGAAACAAGTGTGatatggaggaggagagagtggtGTCAGTGGACAATGGCAGACTGCTGGCAGAACAGTTGG GTTTTGAATTCTTTGAGACCAGCGCCAAGGACAACATCAACGTGAAGCAGACCTTTGAACGTCTCGTCGACCTCATTTGCGACAAGATGTCCGAGAGCTTGGACTCGGACCCGGCCGTCACCACAGGAGCTCCCACTGCCAAACTCACAGACAGCGCTCCGCCGCTCCAGCAGCCTGGATGCAACTGTTAG